The Frankiaceae bacterium genome contains the following window.
ACGTGCCCAGCATCAGCCGCCCCCCGACCACCGGAACCACGACCGACGGAGCGACGAAGGCAGGCAGTACGTGATCCCGCCCATGCCCAGGAGACCCGTGCCGATGTGCCCACCGCGAGTCCGTCGGCAACAGCTCGTCGAGCGCGCGGAGCAGATCGTCATCGGACCCCGCCCCGACCTCCATGACAGCGACCCCGGCGGTGGCA
Protein-coding sequences here:
- a CDS encoding YjbQ family protein, which encodes ATAGVAVMEVGAGSDDDLLRALDELLPTDSRWAHRHGSPGHGRDHVLPAFVAPSVVVPVVGGRLMLGTWQSVVLVDTNGDNPDREVRFSFLGG